Proteins found in one Primulina eburnea isolate SZY01 chromosome 16, ASM2296580v1, whole genome shotgun sequence genomic segment:
- the LOC140816258 gene encoding probable serine/threonine-protein kinase At1g01540 isoform X2 yields MSVELSTRTSIFGLRLWVVLGICVGAAVVIFLFFISLWFTSRRNKKTSLLSTQKNSTIPNVSREIQEIHVDPTRNPETDHKQLLPAPSSDPIPKHDPDELHMIHIEIGKEHRIAYPERIGPGSVPGNGSGETRTSVETGPEVSHLGWGHWYTLRELEESTNGFADENVIGEGGYGIVYSGVLEDNIRVAVKNLLNNRGQAEREFKVEVEAIGRVRHKNLVRLLGYCAEGAHRMLVYEYVDNGNLEQWIHGDVGKHSPLTWDIRMNIMLGTAKGLTYLHEGLEPKVVHRDIKSGNILLDKQWNAKVSDFGLAKLIGSENSYITTRVMGTFGYVAPEYASTGVLNERSDVYSFGVLLMEVITGRSPVDYSRPQGEVNLIDWLKAMVSNRNAEGALDPKLRENPSLRSLKRTILVALRCVDPDWKKRPKMGHVVHMLEADDFPFRDERRGGRERVRARVAEPGDSSGYESGVQTERPLLRNPETDEEQ; encoded by the exons ATGTCAGTTGAGCTATCAACGCGGACTTCGATTTTTGGGCTTCGTTTGTGGGTTGTTCTTGGAATCTGCGTCGGCGCGGCCGttgtcatttttcttttttttatctcTCTCTGGTTCACTTCCAGGCGCAACAAGAAGACTTCACTCTTATCAACCCAAAAGAACTCCACCATCCCCAACGTGTCACGTGAAATCCAGGAAATACATGTCGACCCGACCCGGAACCCCGAAACCGATCACAAGCAGCTCCTACCTGCCCCTAGTTCAGACCCAATTCCCAAGCATGATCCGGATGAGCTTCACATGATCCACATAGAAATCGGAAAGGAACACCGAATTGCGTACCCTGAGCGGATCGGCCCGGGATCTGTGCCGGGCAATGGGAGTGGAGAGACTCGGACCAGCGTTGAGACTGGGCCTGAGGTATCGCATTTGGGGTGGGGCCACTGGTATACTCTGAGGGAGCTTGAGGAGTCCACTAATGGATTTGCTGATGAAAATGTGATTGGGGAAGGTGGATATGGGATTGTTTATAGTGGCGTATTGGAGGATAATATtagagttgctgtcaaaaatttACTCAATAATAG GGGTCAAGCGGAGAGAGAGTTTAAGGTTGAAGTTGAAGCGATAGGGCGTGTGCGGCACAAGAATCTGGTGAGATTGCTTGGCTATTGTGCAGAAGGAGCTCATAG GATGCTTGTGTATGAATATGTCGATAATGGGAACTTAGAACAATGGATTCATGGAGATGTGGGGAAGCATAGTCCTCTGACATGGGATATTCGAATGAACATCATGCTCGGAACCGCCAAGGG GTTGACCTATCTGCATGAGGGCCTCGAACCCAAGGTCGTTCACCGTGATATTAAATCAGGCAACATATTACTAGACAAACAGTGGAACGCTAAAGTATCTGATTTTGGTCTTGCAAAGCTCATAGGCTCTGAAAACAGTTACATCACTACTCGAGTCATGGGAACCTTCGG CTATGTTGCTCCTGAATACGCAAGCACTGGTGTGTTGAACGAGAGAAGTGATGTGTACAGTTTCGGTGTTCTTTTGATGGAAGTTATCACAGGAAGAAGTCCAGTAGATTATAGCCGTCCCCAAGGTGAG GTAAACCTGATTGATTGGCTTAAGGCAATGGTATCCAACCGCAATGCCGAGGGAGCTTTGGATCCCAAGTTACGAGAGAACCCTTCTTTGAGGTCGTTGAAGCGTACTATCTTAGTAGCTCTACGGTGTGTAGATCCAGATTGGAAGAAGAGGCCGAAAATGGGCCATGTAGTACACATGCTCGAGGCAGATGATTTCCCTTTCCGTGAT GAACGGAGAGGAGGAAGAGAACGAGTCCGAGCACGTGTTGCTGAACCAGGTGATAGTAGTGGATATGAAAGTGGTGTCCAAACTGAGCGGCCGTTGTTGAGGAATCCAGAAACGGATGAAGAACAATAG
- the LOC140816516 gene encoding subtilisin-like protease SBT3, translating to MGFHLSNLYLFLCIIYFTSTPFMSISAESDTYIIHMDLSVMPKAFSTHQDWYLATLASISNTLETSRNLVPSDKLVYSYTNSINGFSAVLSSSELEAIKNSKGYISCTKDSTVKVDTTHSYQFLGLDSNYGAWPVSNYGEDVIIGLVDTGVWPESKSFNDEGMSDVPSRWRGECESGEQFSSSLCNKKLIGARYFNKGLLAKYPKLVFSMNSARDTDGHGTHTSSTAAGVPVQGASFFGYAPGTATGVAPNSRVAMYKALWDEGSYISDILAAIDQAIADGVDVLSLSFGLDGKALFEDPVAIATFAAMEKSIFVSTSSGNAGPSEETLHNGIPWVLTVAAGTIDRELGGTLMLGNGVSALGSSLYPGKYSSKFIQIVLVGSCDDEKSLKNFRHKIVICVDNGDLSEQVYYVHEAKLPGGIFISNATDLEFYMQTSYPALFVSLEEGQKILDYIKNDSNPKARFAFRETRLGIKPAPKVATYSSRGPSQSCPFVLKPDIMAPGDLILASWPPNSSVTDVDAQHLFNDFNIISGTSMACPHAAGVAALLKGTHPGWSPAAIRSAMMTSAYNFDNTGNPIKDMGFKDQPASPLAMGAGHVDPNRALDPGLIYDATAQDYINLLCAMNFNSSQIKTITRSSSHNCSFQSLDLNYPSFIAYFKGNNTKSNVKEVQEFHRTVTNVGEENSVYIANLTAVNGLKVIVSPDRLEFTKKYEKKRYKLSLEGSKLTNDSLVFGFLTWVQAGGKHEVRSPIVATG from the coding sequence ATGGGATTTCACCTCTCTAATTTGTACTTGTTCTtatgtattatatatttcaCAAGCACGCCATTCATGTCCATTTCTGCGGAATCTGACACTTACATTATCCATATGGACTTATCTGTCATGCCTAAAGCTTTCTCCACCCACCAAGACTGGTACTTAGCAACCCTCGCCTCCATATCCAATACGTTGGAAACCAGCAGAAACCTTGTTCCCTCTGATAAACTCGTGTATTCTTACACAAATTCCATCAATGGATTCAGTGCGGTTCTTTCGTCTTCTGAATTGGAGGCTATCAAGAACTCGAAAGGGTACATTTCTTGTACAAAAGACTCAACTGTCAAAGTTGACACTACTCATTCGTACCAGTTTCTTGGCCTCGATTCGAATTACGGCGCTTGGCCTGTTTCGAACTATGGTGAAGATGTTATAATAGGTTTGGTTGATACCGGGGTGTGGCCAGAGAGCAAAAGCTTCAATGACGAAGGAATGAGTGATGTTCCGTCGAGATGGAGAGGCGAATGTGAGAGTGGCGAGCAGTTTAGTTCCTCTTTGTGCAACAAGAAACTTATAGGAGCTCGTTACTTTAACAAAGGTTTACTTGCTAAGTATCCGAAATTGGTTTTTTCGATGAATTCTGCTCGTGACACGGATGGGCATGGGACTCATACTTCATCAACGGCAGCTGGGGTTCCTGTCCAGGGCGCATCATTCTTTGGATATGCTCCCGGGACTGCAACAGGAGTTGCCCCAAATTCGCGGGTTGCCATGTACAAGGCCCTTTGGGATGAAGGGTCTTATATTTCTGATATTCTTGCTGCTATTGATCAGGCGATTGCGGATGGTGTTGACGTGCTATCTTTGTCATTTGGCCTCGACGGGAAAGCCTTGTTTGAGGATCCTGTTGCTATAGCCACATTTGCGGCAATGGAAAAGAGTATTTTTGTTTCGACGTCATCTGGGAACGCTGGGCCAAGTGAAGAGACTCTACATAATGGAATCCCCTGGGTTCTCACGGTTGCAGCTGGCACGATTGATAGAGAGTTAGGGGGAACTTTAATGCTGGGCAACGGAGTTTCAGCCTTGGGTTCTTCTCTCTACCCTGGAAAATATTCCTCGAAATTCATCCAAATTGTTCTTGTTGGTTCCTGCGATGATGAAAAATCGCTCAAGAATTTCCGGCACAAGATTGTTATCTGTGTGGACAACGGTGATCTGAGCGAACAAGTATACTATGTCCATGAAGCCAAACTACCCGGTGGAATATTCATATCAAATGCCACAGATTTAGAGTTCTACATGCAAACTTCATATCCAGCACTGTTCGTAAGCCTTGAAGAAGGCCAAAAGATACTAGACTACATCAAGAATGACTCAAATCCTAAAGCAAGATTCGCCTTCCGAGAAACACGCCTAGGGATCAAACCGGCTCCAAAAGTGGCGACTTACAGTTCAAGAGGACCGTCACAGAGCTGCCCATTCGTACTGAAGCCCGACATCATGGCTCCTGGTGATCTGATCTTAGCGTCGTGGCCTCCAAATTCTTCGGTAACAGATGTAGATGCACAACACCTCTTCAATGATTTCAACATCATCTCTGGCACATCAATGGCTTGCCCACACGCTGCTGGAGTGGCAGCCCTTCTAAAGGGGACGCACCCCGGGTGGAGTCCGGCAGCCATACGATCTGCCATGATGACCAGCGCTTATAATTTTGACAATACAGGAAACCCCATCAAGGATATGGGATTCAAGGACCAACCCGCCAGTCCTTTAGCGATGGGAGCTGGACATGTCGATCCAAACAGGGCATTAGACCCGGGATTGATATACGATGCAACTGCACAAGATTACATTAATCTTCTCTGTGCAATGAACTTCAACTCTAGCCagattaaaacaataacaaggTCGAGTTCTCATAACTGCTCATTTCAGTCACTCGACTTAAACTACCCTTCTTTCATTGCCTACTTCAAGGGAAACAACACTAAGTCAAATGTCAAAGAAGTGCAAGAATTTCACAGAACCGTGACTAACGTAGGGGAAGAAAATTCAGTTTATATAGCGAATTTAACAGCAGTAAATGGATTAAAAGTTATTGTTTCACCTGACAGACTGGAGTTCACCAAGAAATATGAAAAGAAAAGATACAAGCTGAGCCTGGAAGGTTCAAAACTGACGAATGATTCTTTGGTTTTCGGTTTCCTAACATGGGTCCAGGCCGGTGGCAAACATGAAGTTAGGAGTCCAATTGTTGCCACTGGCTGA
- the LOC140816258 gene encoding probable serine/threonine-protein kinase At1g01540 isoform X1, with translation MSVELSTRTSIFGLRLWVVLGICVGAAVVIFLFFISLWFTSRRNKKTSLLSTQKNSTIPNVSREIQEIHVDPTRNPETDHKQLLPAPSSDPIPKHDPDELHMIHIEIGKEHRIAYPERIGPGSVPGNGSGETRTSVETGPEVSHLGWGHWYTLRELEESTNGFADENVIGEGGYGIVYSGVLEDNIRVAVKNLLNNSLSARGQAEREFKVEVEAIGRVRHKNLVRLLGYCAEGAHRMLVYEYVDNGNLEQWIHGDVGKHSPLTWDIRMNIMLGTAKGLTYLHEGLEPKVVHRDIKSGNILLDKQWNAKVSDFGLAKLIGSENSYITTRVMGTFGYVAPEYASTGVLNERSDVYSFGVLLMEVITGRSPVDYSRPQGEVNLIDWLKAMVSNRNAEGALDPKLRENPSLRSLKRTILVALRCVDPDWKKRPKMGHVVHMLEADDFPFRDERRGGRERVRARVAEPGDSSGYESGVQTERPLLRNPETDEEQ, from the exons ATGTCAGTTGAGCTATCAACGCGGACTTCGATTTTTGGGCTTCGTTTGTGGGTTGTTCTTGGAATCTGCGTCGGCGCGGCCGttgtcatttttcttttttttatctcTCTCTGGTTCACTTCCAGGCGCAACAAGAAGACTTCACTCTTATCAACCCAAAAGAACTCCACCATCCCCAACGTGTCACGTGAAATCCAGGAAATACATGTCGACCCGACCCGGAACCCCGAAACCGATCACAAGCAGCTCCTACCTGCCCCTAGTTCAGACCCAATTCCCAAGCATGATCCGGATGAGCTTCACATGATCCACATAGAAATCGGAAAGGAACACCGAATTGCGTACCCTGAGCGGATCGGCCCGGGATCTGTGCCGGGCAATGGGAGTGGAGAGACTCGGACCAGCGTTGAGACTGGGCCTGAGGTATCGCATTTGGGGTGGGGCCACTGGTATACTCTGAGGGAGCTTGAGGAGTCCACTAATGGATTTGCTGATGAAAATGTGATTGGGGAAGGTGGATATGGGATTGTTTATAGTGGCGTATTGGAGGATAATATtagagttgctgtcaaaaatttACTCAATAATAG TCTTTCGGCCAGGGGTCAAGCGGAGAGAGAGTTTAAGGTTGAAGTTGAAGCGATAGGGCGTGTGCGGCACAAGAATCTGGTGAGATTGCTTGGCTATTGTGCAGAAGGAGCTCATAG GATGCTTGTGTATGAATATGTCGATAATGGGAACTTAGAACAATGGATTCATGGAGATGTGGGGAAGCATAGTCCTCTGACATGGGATATTCGAATGAACATCATGCTCGGAACCGCCAAGGG GTTGACCTATCTGCATGAGGGCCTCGAACCCAAGGTCGTTCACCGTGATATTAAATCAGGCAACATATTACTAGACAAACAGTGGAACGCTAAAGTATCTGATTTTGGTCTTGCAAAGCTCATAGGCTCTGAAAACAGTTACATCACTACTCGAGTCATGGGAACCTTCGG CTATGTTGCTCCTGAATACGCAAGCACTGGTGTGTTGAACGAGAGAAGTGATGTGTACAGTTTCGGTGTTCTTTTGATGGAAGTTATCACAGGAAGAAGTCCAGTAGATTATAGCCGTCCCCAAGGTGAG GTAAACCTGATTGATTGGCTTAAGGCAATGGTATCCAACCGCAATGCCGAGGGAGCTTTGGATCCCAAGTTACGAGAGAACCCTTCTTTGAGGTCGTTGAAGCGTACTATCTTAGTAGCTCTACGGTGTGTAGATCCAGATTGGAAGAAGAGGCCGAAAATGGGCCATGTAGTACACATGCTCGAGGCAGATGATTTCCCTTTCCGTGAT GAACGGAGAGGAGGAAGAGAACGAGTCCGAGCACGTGTTGCTGAACCAGGTGATAGTAGTGGATATGAAAGTGGTGTCCAAACTGAGCGGCCGTTGTTGAGGAATCCAGAAACGGATGAAGAACAATAG
- the LOC140816259 gene encoding LOW QUALITY PROTEIN: transcription factor SPATULA-like (The sequence of the model RefSeq protein was modified relative to this genomic sequence to represent the inferred CDS: deleted 1 base in 1 codon): MADLYGSNESDDMSSFLQILLNNSSAAAATTDSAASVPAGGLFSSGGALSTVAESSSRINFSDYSSFFSKDSDEFNPSNRVKNLVSSFEGSAASEGQGNPVIPRSSSKRSRAAEVHNLSEKRRRSRINEKLKALQNLIPNSNKTDKASMLDEAIEYLKQLQLQVQMLTMRNGLSLHPGYSLGSLQSMLIPQPGVDVNEGNVLLNPSTPENSLSTTQDVLMPLEATNTPSSTQPMLGPVGGNINNPGTLPTLPSVENHNGLLNHLTSAKDICREDTLSRLQLDIGCSGNSSSPGLSS, encoded by the exons ATGGCGGATCTTTATGGAAGCAATGAATCTGACGACATGTCTTCCTTTCTTCAAATTCTTCTCAATAATTCATCGGCAGCAGCGGCCACTACTGATAGTGCTGCTTCTGTCCCTGCCGGTGGCTTGTTCAGCTCCGGAGGGGCACTGTCTACGGTGGCGGAGTCGTCCTCTAGGATCAACTTTTCTGACTACAGCAGTTTCTTCTCTAAAGATTCTGATGAATTTAACCCTTCTAATAGAGTGAAAAACTTAGTTTCCAGCTTTGAG GGATCTGCAGCTTCTGAAGGTCAAGGGAATCCGGTTATACCTCGTTCTTCTTCGAAGAGAAGTAGAGCAGCAGAAGTTCATAATTTATCAGAAAAG AGGAGGAGAAGTCGAATCAACGAGAAACTGAAAGCACTTCAAAATTTAATTCCAAATTCTAACAAA ACTGACAAGGCGTCAATGTTGGATGAAGCCATTGAATATCTGAAGCAGCTTCAATTACAAGTTCAG ATGCTGACAATGAGAAACGGGTTAAGTTTACATCCAGGCTACTCTCTTGGATCACTTCAGTCGATGCTAATTCCCCAGCCAGGAGTTGACGTTAATGAGGGAAATGTGTTGCTGAATCCAAGTACACCCGAGAATAGTCTCTCCACAACTCAGGATGTACTTATGCCTCTGGAAGCAACCAATACCCCTTCCTCGACTCAACCGATGCTCGGGCCAGTC GGGGGAAACATTAATAATCCAGGAACATTACCTACTTTACCATCAGTTGAAAATCATAATGGCTTGCTCAATCATTTGACCTCTGCAAAG GATATTTGCCGGGAGGATACACTATCGCGGTTGCAGTTAGATATAGGCTGCTCGGGGAACAGTTCATCACCGGGCTTGTCGTCTTAG